In the genome of Neovison vison isolate M4711 chromosome 4, ASM_NN_V1, whole genome shotgun sequence, the window CCAGCTGGGAGCTGCCAGCCCGGCCCCGGCCTCGCGCGAGGCCACTGCACGCCTGCCTGCGGCTGTCAcagaccccacagagcaggggggcgggggcagagggaccCTGCGGGGCCACCGACAACCACGCTCAGCCTCGCCCTCTCCTCTCCTGCGTGGGTTCAACAGAAACGAGGGCGTCTGTTCACGCACCAGCCCTCCGCGAAGGCTCACGCGGCGTCCCCTGAAACACCAAAACGTAGAAGCAACGCAGAGGCGCATCAGCCGAGGAAAGGGCTCGGGACCTCCGTCCAGGGGAAGacccaggagggagggaaggacatACTGACGGCCCGGGACACGGATGAGCCTCAAACGCAGGCCCAAGCCCTAGAGACAGAGTAGATGAGAGGTCGCCGGCTTAGGGGGGTCGGGGAGTGACGGCTGACGCGTACAccgtttgtttctttctttttttcaagattttatttatttgagagaatgggaGCGAGGGAGCGTGagaagggaaggtcagagggagcagcagagcccgatccagcggggagcctgacgcgggaatccatcccgggactccggggTCCCGACCCGAGCGGCAGGCCGTCGCTCACCCAacagccccccaggcgccccacgtgtGTGCTCATGCATGTGTTTGGGTCTGTACACGCTTGTGTGTATTGTGCGTGATCTCGGGGTGGGGGCCGCAGGCCTGTGCCGCACCCGGGGTTGCGGGTACCAGAAGGCTGTCCTGTCTGGTCCCCGCCTGGTCCCTGCACGCAGCCGCCTCTGGGGGACCGGGTGTGAGGCAGGGGCGCCCGGCAGGAGCCATCGGCGGGCAGGAGGGGCAGCACCTGGGCCACGTGGGCCACGGTGACCACGGAGGTTGGCCCACGGTTCCCGCCTGCCTTGAGGCCATTGCCTGGGGCTGCAACACCTCGGGctgggtgcgggggggggggggcgttggTGAGTCTGTGCATTTCCTTGGCCCGTTTCCAGTTTTCCATCAATAACCAGAGTGAGAGGGACTTGCCAGGCCCAGGGCCTCTCGCCGGGACGTCTGGACTCCTGACTCTTGACGGAGGTCAGAGGTCAGCCTGACAGGACAGGACTGAGCCGGCCGGGAGAGGAGCGGGAGAGAAGGTGGGAGGTGCCGGTCCTGcgccctgtcccctccctggtTCCCTTTCAAAGAGCAAGGGGGCCACCAGGACTGAGGGCGAGGGCCAGGAGCTCTGGGGCGACACCATGTCCACCTCGAGCCCACCCTGCGTTACTCTGAAGCGGGTGGGGCTGCCCTGGGGGTCCACATCCAGGGAGGACACACGTCTCTGAAGGCAAGCCGTGACCCCAGACTGAGGTCCATGGAGGTCATTTCCGTGTGGGCGCCTTGAGGTGGACGTCACTTGCTGCACCCAGGGACTCTGCCTCCATCCGCCGGCTGGCCGTGCCGGCAGGGGGTGGCCGGGGCTGGCACGGGCTGGTGCAGGGCGGGCTGTGGCAATCCGTGCAGACGCTGCCGTGCGGGTGCCCAACCCTGGGCAAACACACAGGCCATTGAGATCCCAAAGATAACTCAGAGAGCTCTGGAGGGAACCGCCCCATCACGGAGGAGATGGGACTGTTAGGGCcgttttaatgttaaaacctgtttaactctTAGGGCTGCtgagccagagcgactccatgtTGCCCAGGTAGCCGTGTTGTTGTTTACACCCACGGACTTCATCCGGGAATAAACGCCCCCGTCCTTCCTGGTATGGTTCCGGGTATCGATTCCAGGAGTAaacgccttaacaatagaagccaggTACGTTGGGTCTGCGGTTATGCCCTGAAACACCACCTGGCCTGTGAGATCGGGACagggtcgctctcttcggaggcggccttggccggtcagtctgacttctaatgcttggcatagaataaggctttgcattactttcactttgtctcagtctcgttcctttgatgaCGGACCCCAACAGGACAGTGCCCCGAGGCCGCTGCATTCCAGGCTCAGGGTTTTGGGCACCAGGGCCGGTGCCAGGGGCCCCAGGTTCTGCTGGGTCCACGACGGGCCCCTGTGCAGCCCATCACCACACCAGCCCGGCCCGGAAGGGGGAGCAGCCCAGGACCAGCTCCTCCCAGAGCTGACTCCTCCGGGGACATTCCCCAGCTTCCTGCGGTACCCATGACCTTGCCAGGCGGTCATTGCCCACGCTGTCCACAGGCTGCCCTGGGGGCTGGGCTCCCCTTCCTCCAgtggctgcccctccccctccctaccTCTTCTACCCCCCCCCATCCCAACCCCTGGCCAAATCACCTTCTGTCCTGCGCACATCTCTGTCCCGCCCTCTGACCCCCGGGAGCCCTTGCTCCAAAAAGCAGACGCTGTCAGGATTGGAGACCTCTGACCCGATGCCGCTGCAGGGCCAAGCGCAGACGAAGTCCCATCTCGTGGGGACTGAGTCCCCCGCGGGGCATTCCTCCTGCTCAGCACGGTGGCCACCCTGTCGGTAGCCCAGGCGTTGGGGTGCCTCTTCCCAGCACTAGCTTGGCCCAAGTAGGGGAGCTCTCTGGGGAATGGGCCAGCACCAGAGTGGGGGCCCTGGTGGTTCAGGGGCAGTTCAGGGGTGCCCCTGGACTCAGGAGGGGTGTGAGCGGCAGGAAGGCAGCTTCCTTTGAAAGCCCCCTACTGCGGGACCTGCTGCGATCTCTCGGGTTCCCTGAGCTTCCCACCTGCTGCGGAGAAACCCACGCCACAGGGTGGTTCCATCCCGACGGGGCCTCTGCTCCAGGAAGCGGCCCCCTCGCTCTGGCTTCCGGTTTTCTGAGTCCCCCTCTGCCCAGGCTGGGAGAAGCGATCACTGCTGCTGGATGGAGTCCAGGCGTTgctggggcgggaggggaggaGTCACCGGCGGGACCCTAGAAGAGGTCTGCTCAGTGCTGGGCCGTGAGGACGGTCTCCGCGAGATCCACCCATCCTGGTCCCCAAGAGCCTTGGGGAAATGCCGTGATCGAGGGAACCGTAGACCCCAACACTTCTCTCCAGAAGGATCTGGCTCAGAGCGTCTGAGGGTCATGCTTTTGagtgagggttgggggtggggtgcgaTGCCGGGTGAAGCGGCGTCCCTGGGGTCCCCGGGGGCGGCTGTCTTCTGCAGTAActtcctgctcccttccctctgggaggaaaggggagggggcacCCGTGGTGGAGTGGTCCCGGCCCACCAACCACCTGTTCCCACCTGACAGGGGCGTCCCCAAGGGGTGCATGTGCAGCAGCAATGTGCTGGCAGGACAGCTGCAGGGCGTGCCCGTGGCGGGAACCCTGGCTCACTCTTTCATCACGTCCTTTTTAGGCACCGAGGTGCCCCCTGACCCGGTCAGTACCTCTCTCCCTTGCGGCTGCGccccagagagcagaccccaaAGCCAGTCCTTGCCGGGGAGGGACGGTCTGGCCGCGGCTTTGCACAGGCAAGTGGTCAGCCCGGCTCAGCTGAGCCCCCGGGCAGGTGACCCAGTGCTGCGTGGGGGAGCGGGCAGCCCTCAGCCAGGGGTTAGGCGGTCCTCACCCTGCCCCATGGGCTGCGCGGCCTTCACTAAGCCGTTTCCGCAGACGTTGGCCCCAGCTGCCGGCCAGGGCCCCAGAGTGGATCTGGCTGCTCGTGCAGAGGCGTGGCTGGATCGCGTGTGTGCCCATCTGGGACTAGGGGTGCGGGAGCCCCACCGGGGGGAGCGGGCGGCCTTTGTGGCCTATGCCCTGGCTTTCCCCCGGGCCTTTCAGGGCCTGCTGGACACGTACAGTGTGCAGAGGTGAGGCCCAGGTTCTACCCTGGGTGGGCCCTGCAGAGTAGCTGCGGCCTCTTGGACCTTCGTCCTTCCTGCCGGCAGGAGCGGTGTCCCTAACTTTCTGGCAGTGGCCCTGGCGCTGGGGGAGCTGGGCTACCGAGCGGTGGGTGTGAGACTGGACAGCGGTGACTTGCTCCAGCAGGCCCAGGAGATCCGCAGGGTCTTCAGGACAGTTTCGGTCCAGTGAGTCCCCTGGGGCGGCTTATGCCCACTGAGAGATCCTCTTGGGGGCGGGGGCGTTGGgccggggcccaggagggagcagTGTGTCTCTCCCCAAGGGAGGAGATCTGACCTGGTTGCTGCCAGCAGAGACATCGGGACCTTGGCAGGGAAATCAGGGATGGGTTCGCTCGGGGGCTCATAAGCAAAAGGCCAGCGCCCGGGTGGCCGGAGGCAGACGGTcagctgtgggggaggggtgcgtAACCGGGAGGGAGAGCGGATCGGTGCACCAGGGACCATCTGAGGGGCTGCCCCCATCACAGGTTCCAGACGCCCTGGCTGGAATCCATCTCCATCGCCGTCAGCAACAACATTGGCGAGGAGGAGCTGGCCCGGCTGGCCCAGGAGGTGGGGTAGGGCAGGGGCGGGCCAGAGGGGGGCTCAGGGGTCCCTGGGCCTGCAGACGCTGACAGGCTTCCGTGCCACCTTCTCTCTCCTGGTCCAGGGCAGTGAGGTCAACGTCATTGGCATCGGCACCAGCGTGGTCACGTGTCCACGCCAGCCTTCCCTGGGCTGCGTCTATAAGGTCGGGGTGGGATCTGGGACCCAGCGGGGTGGGCCTGAGGGACCACTGGCCGGGGGAGGAGAGTCCGGCAAGCCCCGTTTCTGCAGCTGGTGTCCGTGGGAGACCAGCCGCGCATGAAGCTGACCGAGGACCCCGGGAAACAGACGCTCCCTGGGAGCAAGGCCGCTTACCGGCTCCTGCGCGCCGATGGTGAGGCCCGGCCCACGCCTCCCACGCCTCCCTGGTCCTCCTCAAGTCCCCAGGCCCCCCGCGTTATTCTCGGCACACACTCAGGGTCTCCGCTGTTGGACGTGCTGCAGTTGGCGGAGGAGCAACCCCCCCAGGCTGGCCGAGAGCTCAGGGTCTGGCCTCGAGGGGCCCAGGAAGCCTGGACCGTGAAGCCTGCCCGTGTGGAGCCCCTGCTGAGACTCTGGGTCCAGCGGGGACAGgtagcctcctcctcctcccttagTCTGCTCCTCCAACCCAGGTGGAGCCCTGGTCCCtggtccctgaccctgactgCGGACCCGACCcttgccttccctcttccctccagctGTGTGAGCCCCTCCCATCTCTGGCCGAATCGAGAGCCTTCGCCCAGCTGTCCCTGAGCCATCTGAGCCCGGAGCACAAGCGGCTGGAGCAGCCTGCCCCCTACCCCGTAGGTGCAACCCCGCCCCCATGCGCCTccatgcacccccaccccccctcgcCCCCTtgtcccccagcctcccctccatcCCTGTGGCCACCCAtcatcctctctccttcctgtagGTGGCGCTGTCTGATAAGCTCCGGACACTGGTGGCCAGCCTGCTGGCCGGAGGGTCCTCATGAACATGACGGGGTCAGGGCCACCACAGACCAACACGAGTCACTCTCTGTCCTGCACACCGTGTCATGTGTCTTTCTTTGCCCATCTTGCTGCTCACCGGACCCCCAGGGCCTGCATGGGAGGCTGCCCTCGGGGGTCAGCGCCTGGGTTCCAGCTCCCAGGGAGGCCCAGGCACTGCCAGGGTGGGGAGATGGCCCCGGGGCTGGGGTCTGAGGGCGGCCGGGCGCTAGGCCGAGGCTGGCAGTGGGAGGCTTGTGCATCTGGGCTGTGGGGCCAGGTCTGAGGCCGGAGGGAAAGGGGGGCTCATGGTGCCCACCTAGGAGCTGATGCGGTTACTGccggaggctggggagggagagccaCGGGTTGGGGCTGAGGAACCGAGAGGGTCTTGGGGATTTCCGGGATCCAGGCGTGGCCCCAGATTCCCACGCTGGCCAAGGGCACCCCATGGAGGGGTCAGCGGGACGCCTCATGCTTGCCAAGCCCAGGAGAAGCCCGGGCGTCCCTGGGCACTGCGGAGGCCGCCCTGCGGGACTCTATCAGGGGGTCGCTGTGCTCCTGGACGCCACCATCTGCCACGGGGACACCCAGGCTGGCCTTGGGGTAAGCCAGCTCTGGACCCCGTAGCCTTACTGAGGAGAGGAAGTTTTGGTGGGTGTGCTAAGCCAGCGAAGAGATGAGCAGTTCTGGGCTGGTCCAGCTCCAGTGTGGACGAACCTGGTCAGGTGTCCGCTGGCTTGGGTGACTCGGGTTGCACCAGAACCAGCCGGGAGAGATGTCCTCGGCCCTGTGGGGCGGTGGAGCCAGGCCTCTCTGACCCTGGCAGCACTGGGTGGCAAGGGCACGCGAGGCGGGGTTCTGGCGTGCGGAGGCGCTTCCCAGAACAGGTCACCTCTTCCAGCATCTGTGGCCAGACTGGCTCTTCCAGACCCCAAGGCTTAGGCGGGGCCTTGGCCTGCATTCCTGGGGGAGGGTGACAGGATGTGGGGCAGAGGCTCAGACAGATACAGACTCACAAACACCCAAGCGGCAGCAGGCCCAGGTACCCATGGGGCACTGCTGCCCAGCGGCACACTTCCTCGGGTCAGGACCCAGGAGCCCTGTGCTCCAGGGTCGGGTGGAGGGGGAGCCTCAGAACGGGCCAGGACCCAGATGGCCCACCCCAACGGTGGCAGGCCcctgtaagggcacctgggtgccggTGGGGCCGCCCCCTCAGCTCTGCTCCACCCCAGGCCGCCCTGAACTCAGAGGTGGTGACACCTGTCTCAACCATCCTCGTCCCCAAGATGTTTGGCTGGGTCGGAATGGCGGGGGGACAGCCCAGCTCGGGGCCCCAGGCAGCGCCTGAGCTCAGAGCTGGACCCTGACCTCTGTCTGGACCTGGGCCCTGCTGGGGTCTCCTCAGGGCTGTCCACACCAGCCCAGAGGGGTCGGATGTCAGGGAGAAGGGCCCCGCTCCCCCCTTCTTGCAGAACCACCTCCCAGGGATCCTATGCCTGCCCCGGGGAACAGAGGACAGACCGGACACCCCCCCCACTCCAGCTTCAGGCCAGCTACTCCCTGCCAGCAGCAAGGGCAGGAGGGCCCTTCACGCGCCCCGGATATTCACACCTGGGGGTGCGTCTGGGAGCGCCCCGGCCCCCACCCAGGAAGCGCCACCACGCCTGCCCCCGGTCCTGCCTGTCCAGGGCCAGCTTCTAGGTCAGGCCTGGGCACGACTTCCGAGAAGCAGCAGCGGCAGGCGCTTCTGGATCTGGCTGCGCGGCTTGGGGTGTGCCGGGGGTCATGGCTTGGGGGGCGTGGGGCCAGGCCCGCGGGGGCCCTGTGGGGGCTCTAACCCTGACAGCTCTGGCTGAAGGGATCCAGGCCAACCAGGGGCAGACCCCAGGTCGCTCTGCCCTTGGCCGTCAGTCCGGACGTGGGCTTGAACCCGAGTCGGATCCCAAGAGTGTGGGTGCCGTCCCTGCCCCGGTCTGTGAGGCCCCTGAGGGACCCTGTCAGGTGAGTGGGAAGGGAGACTGCAGAGACCACATGAAGGAAGATGGGGTCGCTGGGGAAGACAGCTGGGAGAGTCAAGGGCACTTGGCCCATCCCACCCCTGCTCTAGGACCCCCAGAGCTCCCGGGAGGAGGGGGCCCTTGCGGACCTGGCAGCTTACACCGCAGCCTGCCTGCAGGAGGCCGGCTTTGTGGGGACTCAGGCAACAGCGCTCACACTGTCCTCAGCTCCGGAGGCCCGGGGCGAGCCTCTGGAGGCGCAGGTGAGCCATCgccccctccctggccccagctCCTGCTGTTGAGTTCTAAGGTTGGGGCACGGCTGCACCTGCCCGCGGGGGTGTGGCCATAGGTCGCTGACGTCTGTTCCTCCCCGCCAGGTGTATGCCCTGGTGAGCCAGCTGCTGGCGCAGGTGCCCAGCCTAGCCGAAGGGAGGCCCCGGCGGGCGGCCCTCCGGGTGCTGAGCGCGCTGGCCCGGGAGCACGCTCGGGAGGTGGTGCGTGCACTGCTGCGCAGCTCGCTGCCCCCAGACCGGTAACGCGCCTCCCCCAGGCCAGCAGCCACATCCC includes:
- the LOC122905490 gene encoding nicotinate phosphoribosyltransferase-like codes for the protein MGCAAFTKPFPQTLAPAAGQGPRVDLAARAEAWLDRVCAHLGLGVREPHRGERAAFVAYALAFPRAFQGLLDTYSVQRSGVPNFLAVALALGELGYRAVGVRLDSGDLLQQAQEIRRVFRTVSVQFQTPWLESISIAVSNNIGEEELARLAQEGSEVNVIGIGTSVVTCPRQPSLGCVYKLVSVGDQPRMKLTEDPGKQTLPGSKAAYRLLRADGSPLLDVLQLAEEQPPQAGRELRVWPRGAQEAWTVKPARVEPLLRLWVQRGQLCEPLPSLAESRAFAQLSLSHLSPEHKRLEQPAPYPVALSDKLRTLVASLLAGGSS